The Achromobacter deleyi region GCTTTGTCGGCATGAGCGACTTCACCGCGTTCAACCTGGGCCTGCTGGCGCAGACCGGGGCCGTCAGCTACAGCGGCGCCACCGCCGTCCAGGACTTCGGCGGCAAGAAGGTCGACGACCTGACCGAAGCGCTGTTCGGCGAAGTGATGCGCGGCGAACTGGAAATCCTCAGCTTCGAAACCCTGGACGCCGATCCGGTGGATGCCCGCGGCATCCTCTGGGGCGGCAACCTGGCCATGGTGACGTCGCTGCTGGGCACGCCCTATATGCCCAAGATCCGCGGCGGCATCCTGTTCCTGGAAGACGTGGCCGAGCATCCCTACCGCATCGAACGCATGCTGATCCAGCTGTGGCAGGCCGGTATCCTGGCAAAGCAGAAAGCGATCGTGCTGGGCCGGTTCTCGGACTACAAGCTGGCGCCCCACGACAAGGGCTATGACCTGCACGAAGTCGTGGCCTGGCTGCGCAAGACGGTCAAGGTGCCGGTCATCACGGGCCTGCCCTACGGGCACGTCGCCACCAAGGCCACCTTGCCGATCGGGCAGAAGGTGG contains the following coding sequences:
- a CDS encoding LD-carboxypeptidase; amino-acid sequence: MSTTKAAKPAAKARGAKAVPGHDHDHDHACGEDCGHDHSHDHAHALPDARGIYLISPSSAVRDPATVELARERLQQQGFKTALDRSAYAEHQRFAGTDAQRLASLTRAAKQKLPIVMVTRGGYGLGRLLHAIDWKAMADSGKRFVGMSDFTAFNLGLLAQTGAVSYSGATAVQDFGGKKVDDLTEALFGEVMRGELEILSFETLDADPVDARGILWGGNLAMVTSLLGTPYMPKIRGGILFLEDVAEHPYRIERMLIQLWQAGILAKQKAIVLGRFSDYKLAPHDKGYDLHEVVAWLRKTVKVPVITGLPYGHVATKATLPIGQKVGIATEKGLAHLVLDEHHH